The following proteins come from a genomic window of Microbacterium sp. SY138:
- a CDS encoding EamA family transporter, which produces MSRLPLVLLTALAPIAWGTTYLVTTELLPPGHPLFAGLLRSLPAGLLAVLISGCLPRGGWWGKSFILGALNIGAFFPLLFLAAERLPGGVAAAVAGAQPLIVLVLGALVLQERIRPLAAAAAVVGAGGVALVVLGPAAELDLGGILAAVGGVTATGAGMILTKRWGRPVGVGPVAYAGWQLSAGGLLLLPLTLIVEGVPQTIDGSAVLGYLWLGTAGGIVAYTLWFRGVQQLPVIAPGLLALLSPIVATTLGVVVAGERFSPLQAIGLVLTLGALVLGQLASRPNRRTAAPAPHATAADALTAPR; this is translated from the coding sequence ATGAGCCGCCTGCCCCTGGTGCTACTGACCGCCCTCGCCCCCATCGCATGGGGCACGACCTACCTCGTCACGACAGAACTGCTCCCGCCCGGGCACCCGCTGTTCGCCGGGCTCCTCCGCTCCCTCCCCGCGGGGCTCCTGGCAGTCCTCATCAGCGGGTGTCTCCCCCGCGGCGGGTGGTGGGGAAAGTCGTTCATCCTGGGAGCGCTCAACATCGGCGCCTTCTTCCCGCTGCTGTTCCTGGCCGCGGAGCGGCTCCCTGGCGGCGTCGCAGCCGCGGTCGCGGGTGCGCAGCCGCTTATCGTCCTCGTCCTCGGAGCGCTCGTGCTGCAAGAACGGATCCGGCCGCTCGCCGCCGCCGCTGCCGTCGTCGGCGCTGGCGGAGTGGCCCTGGTGGTCCTGGGTCCCGCCGCCGAGCTGGATCTCGGGGGGATCCTCGCCGCTGTCGGAGGCGTCACCGCGACGGGAGCGGGGATGATCCTGACGAAGCGATGGGGCCGGCCGGTTGGCGTCGGACCCGTCGCCTACGCCGGGTGGCAGCTCAGCGCGGGAGGGCTTCTGCTGCTGCCGTTGACACTGATCGTCGAAGGCGTGCCCCAGACCATCGACGGTAGCGCCGTGCTCGGATATCTGTGGCTCGGGACGGCGGGCGGGATCGTCGCCTACACGCTCTGGTTCCGCGGCGTCCAGCAGCTCCCGGTCATCGCGCCGGGGCTCCTCGCGCTGCTCTCCCCCATCGTCGCGACGACGCTCGGCGTCGTGGTCGCCGGGGAGCGATTCAGCCCCCTCCAGGCCATCGGCCTCGTCCTGACTCTGGGCGCACTCGTGCTGGGGCAGCTGGCCTCGCGGCCCAATCGGCGCACTGCCGCGCCCGCCCCGCATGCAACGGCCGCGGATGCTCTCACGGCGCCGCGCTGA
- the ffh gene encoding signal recognition particle protein, which yields MATFGTLSDRLTETFRNLRTKGKLTAADVDGTVREIRRALLDADVALVVVKEFTAKVRERALGDEVNKALNPAQQVVQIVNEELVQILGGEQRRLQFAKTAPTVIMLAGLQGSGKTTFAGKLAKQLEGEGHTPLLVAADLQRPNAVNQLQVVAEQAGASIYAPEPGNGVGDPVKVSRDGVDYARRQQHDVVIIDTAGRLGVDAELMKQAADIRKAVNPDEVLFVIDAMIGQDAVNTAKAFQDGVDFTGVVLSKLDGDARGGAALSVASVTGRPIIFASTGERLEDLEPFHPDRMASRILDLGDILTLIEQAQQAFDEEEAMKMAEKLATEAFTLEDFLDQLQQMKKMGSMKKMLGMLPGMGQMKQQLDDFDEREIDRTEAIIRSMTPGERRNPKVLNGSRRLRIAKGSGMTVTDVNQLVQRFEQAAKMMKTVARGGTPNIPGMGPVPGMGRPGASSKRGKKGKSSGGSRSGNPAKRAAENAGIASSATPTGSGFGLGGGAAQAPSEADLAEIQKLFGKG from the coding sequence ATGGCTACATTTGGCACGCTCTCCGATCGGCTCACCGAGACCTTCCGCAATCTGCGCACGAAGGGAAAGCTGACCGCGGCCGACGTCGACGGCACCGTCCGCGAGATCCGACGCGCCCTGCTCGATGCCGACGTCGCGCTCGTCGTCGTCAAGGAGTTCACCGCGAAGGTCCGCGAACGCGCACTCGGCGATGAGGTCAACAAGGCGCTGAACCCCGCGCAGCAGGTCGTCCAGATCGTCAATGAAGAGCTCGTGCAGATCCTCGGCGGAGAGCAGCGCCGTCTGCAGTTCGCGAAGACGGCACCGACGGTGATCATGCTCGCCGGCCTGCAGGGCTCCGGTAAGACCACCTTCGCCGGCAAGCTCGCGAAGCAGCTCGAGGGCGAAGGGCACACGCCTCTGCTCGTCGCCGCCGACCTCCAGCGTCCGAACGCGGTCAACCAGCTTCAGGTCGTCGCGGAGCAGGCCGGTGCGTCGATCTACGCCCCCGAGCCTGGCAACGGCGTCGGAGATCCCGTGAAGGTCTCTCGAGACGGTGTCGACTACGCACGTCGTCAGCAGCACGATGTCGTGATCATCGACACCGCCGGCCGCCTCGGCGTGGACGCCGAGCTCATGAAGCAGGCGGCGGACATCCGCAAGGCTGTCAACCCCGACGAGGTCCTGTTCGTCATCGACGCGATGATCGGTCAGGACGCCGTGAACACCGCCAAGGCGTTCCAGGACGGCGTCGACTTCACCGGAGTCGTGCTCTCCAAGCTCGACGGCGACGCCCGCGGTGGCGCCGCGCTCTCGGTGGCCTCCGTGACCGGCCGTCCGATCATCTTCGCCTCGACCGGTGAGCGACTCGAGGACCTCGAGCCCTTCCACCCCGACCGCATGGCGAGCCGCATCCTCGACCTCGGCGACATCCTCACCCTCATCGAGCAGGCCCAGCAGGCCTTCGATGAGGAAGAGGCCATGAAGATGGCCGAGAAGCTCGCGACCGAGGCCTTCACCCTCGAGGACTTCCTCGACCAGCTTCAGCAGATGAAGAAGATGGGCTCGATGAAGAAGATGCTCGGGATGCTCCCGGGCATGGGCCAGATGAAGCAGCAGCTCGACGACTTCGATGAGCGGGAGATCGACCGCACGGAGGCCATCATCCGCTCGATGACGCCGGGGGAGCGCCGCAACCCCAAGGTACTGAACGGATCGCGCCGTCTGCGCATCGCCAAGGGTTCCGGTATGACCGTCACCGACGTGAACCAGCTCGTGCAGCGCTTCGAGCAGGCCGCGAAGATGATGAAGACGGTGGCGCGCGGCGGCACCCCGAACATCCCCGGTATGGGGCCGGTGCCCGGGATGGGGCGTCCCGGCGCTTCTTCCAAGCGCGGCAAAAAGGGCAAGTCCTCCGGTGGATCGCGTTCAGGCAACCCGGCCAAGCGCGCGGCCGAGAACGCGGGGATCGCATCGTCAGCGACGCCGACCGGCTCCGGATTCGGTTTGGGCGGCGGGGCGGCTCAAGCTCCGAGCGAAGCCGACCTCGCCGAGATCCAGAAGCTCTTCGGCAAGGGCTGA